Proteins encoded together in one Riemerella anatipestifer window:
- a CDS encoding BamA/TamA family outer membrane protein yields MKHIIKQYSIFIHIVYISIFIVGCSGASTLKEGEILYTGAKIKIKSEQLNKNDISELKKGTESKLSPKPNASFLGIRPRLYFYKWAGETKQNKGLRYWIKNKLGEKPILLQDVDREFNKEITVNYAENIGYFNTKVRYDTLTKGRTAKVLYTITPYNRYFIDTVNFLSSTNEEVVEDIKATQKQSLIKPQEPYNLEIIKNERLRIDTYMKENGYYYFSPDNIIIQADSTVGNNKVAVNVKLKDQTPELSKKKFSIDKVIIYPDYSIQNVEKGSIAIPTTTDGLEVYKDMYIIDPEKKFKPQVFDRTMYFHSGEIYNRRDHNLTLKRLINLGVFKFVKNQFIISDSLNNKFDAYYLLTPNNFQSLRMEALGKTNSANFNGGEININWLHRNLFKGAEQLRITAYGGMDVQAGGPRAFSNILRFGGNAQLTFPRIIAPFKFHTSSEFVPRTQVNLGYDYQRRTGQYTLHNFSTSFGYLWKENAQREHDLKIFSATYVNPKSVSNEYKSLAKIYPNLARAIERQLVFGPMYQYTYTNTIIPRTHQFYFRGIADLSANLTGLLSNANVKEGRQKTILGVPFSQYAKLDTDFRYYYNINSKNVLAARLMMGLAYPYGNSITVPFSRQFFVGGSNSIRAFRARTLGPGSYDPRNQQGSFFLDQAGDIRLETNLEYRLNLYRFLNLGLFLDAGNIWLINDDPTRPGAKFGKDWASEIAIGGGLGLRFDFNIFVLRTDLAIPIRVPYYNKGERWRFNHIDFNNSSWRKDNLILNIAIGYPF; encoded by the coding sequence ATGAAACATATAATCAAACAATATTCAATATTCATACACATTGTTTATATCAGTATTTTTATAGTAGGCTGCTCTGGAGCTTCTACCCTTAAAGAAGGAGAAATTTTATATACTGGAGCTAAAATCAAAATAAAATCAGAACAATTGAACAAAAACGATATTTCTGAGCTGAAAAAAGGTACGGAGAGCAAACTTTCTCCTAAACCTAATGCTTCATTTTTAGGAATACGTCCTAGATTGTATTTTTATAAATGGGCAGGAGAAACTAAACAAAATAAAGGTCTGCGATATTGGATTAAAAATAAACTAGGAGAAAAACCTATTCTTCTACAAGATGTAGATAGAGAGTTTAATAAAGAAATTACCGTTAATTATGCAGAAAATATTGGCTATTTTAATACTAAAGTAAGATATGATACCCTCACAAAAGGTAGAACTGCTAAGGTTTTATATACTATAACTCCTTACAATAGATATTTTATAGATACCGTAAACTTCCTGTCTTCCACCAATGAAGAGGTAGTAGAAGATATAAAAGCAACACAAAAACAAAGCCTAATAAAACCACAAGAACCCTATAATCTCGAAATAATAAAAAATGAGAGACTCCGTATAGATACTTATATGAAGGAGAATGGATATTATTATTTTAGTCCAGATAACATCATTATTCAAGCGGATAGCACTGTAGGAAACAATAAAGTTGCAGTCAATGTAAAACTAAAAGACCAAACTCCAGAACTTAGCAAAAAAAAGTTTAGTATAGATAAAGTAATTATTTACCCCGATTATAGCATACAAAATGTAGAGAAAGGAAGTATAGCTATTCCCACCACGACTGACGGCCTAGAAGTTTACAAAGACATGTACATTATAGACCCTGAAAAAAAATTTAAACCACAAGTTTTTGATAGGACTATGTACTTTCACTCAGGTGAAATTTATAACAGAAGAGACCATAACCTTACGCTTAAAAGACTTATAAATCTAGGTGTTTTTAAGTTTGTGAAAAATCAGTTTATCATTTCAGATTCTCTAAATAATAAATTTGATGCGTACTACCTACTCACCCCAAACAATTTTCAATCACTCCGTATGGAAGCATTAGGTAAGACTAATTCTGCAAACTTTAACGGTGGAGAGATAAATATCAATTGGCTTCACAGAAACTTATTTAAAGGTGCAGAGCAACTAAGAATTACTGCTTATGGAGGTATGGACGTGCAAGCTGGAGGTCCTAGAGCTTTCAGTAATATATTAAGATTTGGAGGCAACGCTCAACTTACTTTCCCAAGGATTATAGCTCCTTTTAAGTTTCATACCAGTTCAGAGTTTGTTCCAAGAACACAAGTAAACCTAGGGTATGACTATCAGCGAAGAACAGGACAGTATACTTTACATAACTTTAGTACCTCTTTTGGATATTTGTGGAAAGAAAATGCACAGAGAGAGCACGACCTTAAAATATTTAGTGCTACTTATGTTAACCCTAAAAGTGTTTCGAATGAATATAAATCCCTAGCAAAGATATACCCTAATTTAGCTAGAGCAATAGAAAGGCAGTTAGTTTTTGGACCTATGTACCAATATACATACACCAATACCATCATACCTAGAACACACCAATTCTACTTTCGTGGTATAGCCGACTTATCAGCCAATCTTACAGGGTTACTGTCTAATGCAAATGTAAAAGAAGGAAGACAAAAAACCATACTAGGTGTACCCTTTAGCCAGTATGCAAAATTGGATACAGACTTTCGTTACTACTATAATATAAACTCTAAAAATGTTTTAGCTGCAAGGCTAATGATGGGATTAGCTTACCCTTACGGCAATTCTATTACAGTACCTTTTTCTAGACAATTTTTTGTAGGAGGAAGTAATAGTATCAGAGCCTTTAGAGCTAGAACACTAGGTCCAGGTAGTTATGACCCAAGAAACCAACAAGGCAGTTTCTTTTTAGACCAAGCAGGAGATATTAGGCTAGAAACTAATTTAGAATATCGTTTAAACCTCTATCGTTTTCTTAACTTAGGTCTCTTTTTAGATGCTGGTAACATTTGGCTTATCAATGATGATCCTACTCGCCCAGGTGCTAAGTTTGGTAAAGATTGGGCTTCTGAAATTGCTATAGGAGGAGGCTTAGGACTTCGATTTGATTTTAATATATTTGTACTAAGGACAGATCTTGCCATTCCTATAAGAGTACCCTATTATAACAAAGGGGAACGATGGAGATTTAACCATATTGATTTTAACAATTCTTCTTGGAGAAAAGATAACCTAATCCTAAACATAGCCATCGGCTATCCTTTTTAG
- a CDS encoding YihY/virulence factor BrkB family protein has translation MKDNLKFYWETIRKAGADWSNSNTDRDAAGIAYYAIFSIPGLLIILIWVMGIIFGDTNFQQKILQEVTKIMGEDTAKSLDGILISSMIDQDGIIMRIIGVVTLIFGATTLFFQLQKSLNELWGVKAAPQKAILKFLVDRANSLGMILIIGFLMMITMILSTLIGLTNDFISQHLGLETYYIIQIINTLVGFLIVVLLFALMFKVLPDVQLSWRSVWVGAFITAFLFTLGKSLLSLYFSHFKPTSAFGAAGSVILIIMWINYTCRLIFFGAVFTKVYTYRRGLKIQPSQHAKWTSDRREPSSY, from the coding sequence ATGAAAGATAATCTTAAATTTTACTGGGAAACCATTAGAAAAGCAGGAGCAGATTGGAGCAACTCAAATACAGATAGAGATGCGGCAGGAATTGCTTACTATGCTATATTTTCCATACCTGGATTACTTATAATTTTAATTTGGGTTATGGGGATTATTTTCGGAGATACCAATTTTCAACAAAAAATATTACAAGAGGTTACAAAAATTATGGGAGAAGATACCGCCAAAAGTTTAGATGGTATCTTAATATCTTCTATGATAGACCAAGACGGAATTATTATGAGAATTATTGGAGTGGTAACTCTCATTTTTGGGGCGACAACCCTATTTTTTCAACTTCAAAAGTCTCTCAATGAATTATGGGGTGTAAAAGCAGCTCCCCAAAAGGCTATACTCAAATTTCTAGTAGACCGTGCAAATTCACTAGGAATGATACTCATTATTGGCTTTCTAATGATGATTACAATGATTTTATCTACACTTATAGGGCTAACTAATGATTTTATCTCTCAACACCTAGGGCTAGAGACCTATTATATTATACAAATCATAAATACACTTGTGGGGTTCCTTATTGTTGTTCTACTGTTTGCTCTTATGTTTAAAGTCCTTCCAGATGTTCAGCTTTCTTGGCGTTCTGTATGGGTAGGAGCATTTATTACCGCATTTTTGTTTACTTTAGGTAAATCTCTATTAAGTCTTTACTTCAGTCATTTTAAACCTACATCTGCTTTCGGAGCAGCTGGATCCGTTATTCTAATTATAATGTGGATAAATTATACTTGCAGACTCATCTTTTTTGGAGCAGTATTTACCAAAGTTTATACCTACCGTAGAGGTCTAAAAATACAGCCTTCTCAACATGCTAAATGGACTTCCGACAGAAGAGAGCCTTCTTCATACTAA
- a CDS encoding SDR family oxidoreductase — protein sequence MSKKFQHKNILITGGASGIGKIMARLSLEKGAKVIIWDIDQSKIDETILQFSSLGSIFGYKVDVSNYDEVQHFAIKTKQKIGNVDILINNAGIVVGKYFHEHSQKDILKTIEINTNAPMVITNLFLQDMLTKNLGHICNIASSAGLVSNPKMSVYAGSKWAVVGWSDSLRLEMEQLKKNIKVTTIMPYYINTGMFDGVKSVLPILDPEKAAKTIISAIENNRKMVTLPSYIYRLTRIGQGLFPLRFFDWFAGSLLGIYKTMADFKGHKK from the coding sequence ATGAGCAAAAAATTTCAACATAAAAATATCCTCATCACAGGAGGCGCTAGCGGCATCGGTAAAATTATGGCTAGACTTTCGTTAGAGAAAGGTGCTAAAGTGATTATTTGGGATATTGACCAATCAAAAATTGATGAAACTATCCTCCAGTTTTCATCACTAGGTTCTATCTTCGGATATAAGGTAGATGTTTCCAATTATGACGAAGTACAACACTTCGCCATAAAAACTAAACAAAAGATTGGTAATGTTGATATTCTAATTAACAATGCAGGGATTGTGGTAGGCAAATATTTCCACGAACACTCTCAAAAGGATATTTTAAAAACCATAGAAATCAATACCAATGCACCTATGGTAATCACTAATCTATTTTTACAAGATATGCTCACAAAAAATTTAGGACATATCTGTAATATTGCCTCTTCGGCAGGATTGGTATCTAACCCTAAAATGTCCGTATATGCAGGGAGCAAATGGGCTGTTGTTGGTTGGTCTGACAGCCTTAGGCTAGAAATGGAACAGCTGAAAAAAAACATCAAAGTAACCACCATTATGCCTTACTATATCAACACTGGAATGTTTGATGGCGTAAAATCTGTTCTACCTATATTAGATCCTGAAAAAGCAGCTAAAACTATCATTAGTGCCATAGAAAACAACAGAAAAATGGTAACGCTTCCTAGCTATATCTATCGTTTAACTCGTATAGGTCAAGGGTTGTTCCCTCTTCGTTTTTTTGATTGGTTTGCAGGAAGTTTACTAGGAATCTATAAAACAATGGCTGACTTTAAAGGTCATAAAAAATAA
- a CDS encoding aldehyde dehydrogenase, producing METPKAQISALVQKQKAFFATQQTKAIDFRLKQLSLLKQAILKYQPEIEEALWKDLHKSKEEVYLTEISIVLNEINYHLKKLKSWTRPKRVWSPISVLPASSRIIYEPLGVALIISPWNYPFQLLINPLVGAISSGCCALLKASPDAPHLANVVEEMLTEYFPPEYITFVKGGRETNTYLLEECFDFIFFTGSPSLGKVVMKAAAENLTPIVLELGGKSPCIVDKEANLNLAAKRIAWGKLINAGQTCIAPDYLWVHRSVKKELLEKIAYHIKEMYGTNVKSSPFYPRIVNDKSVERLSKFLNEGNIYLGGEVDSSQKYIAPTIIDNVEPHFAIMQEEIFGPLLPVMTFDHIDEPISYINQHEKPLALYYFGKNKTAKEVILKTSSGGGCINDTLMHIANHHLPFGGVGNSGMGKYHGKYSFLAFSNERAIVKTPTFLDLPFKYVPFKFFEWVKKMI from the coding sequence ATGGAAACTCCAAAAGCCCAAATATCAGCACTCGTCCAAAAGCAAAAAGCATTTTTTGCAACTCAACAAACCAAGGCTATTGATTTTAGACTAAAGCAATTATCTCTACTAAAACAAGCCATACTAAAATATCAACCCGAAATAGAAGAAGCCTTATGGAAAGATTTACACAAATCTAAAGAAGAAGTTTACCTTACAGAAATTAGCATTGTTCTCAACGAAATTAATTATCATTTAAAAAAATTAAAAAGTTGGACTCGTCCTAAGAGGGTTTGGTCGCCTATTTCGGTACTTCCTGCATCTAGCCGTATCATCTACGAACCCTTGGGTGTAGCTCTTATTATCTCTCCGTGGAATTATCCGTTCCAGCTTCTTATCAATCCTCTAGTAGGGGCTATTTCCTCTGGCTGTTGTGCTTTACTAAAAGCCTCTCCTGACGCTCCACATCTTGCGAATGTAGTGGAAGAAATGCTAACAGAATATTTTCCGCCAGAGTACATTACCTTTGTTAAAGGTGGACGAGAAACCAACACCTACTTGCTAGAGGAATGCTTTGATTTTATTTTCTTTACCGGAAGTCCATCTCTAGGAAAAGTGGTTATGAAAGCGGCGGCAGAAAATTTAACACCCATTGTGTTAGAATTAGGTGGTAAAAGCCCTTGTATTGTGGATAAAGAGGCAAACCTCAACCTTGCTGCCAAAAGAATTGCGTGGGGAAAACTCATCAACGCTGGACAAACTTGCATCGCTCCAGATTATCTTTGGGTACACCGTTCAGTAAAAAAAGAGCTTCTTGAAAAAATAGCTTACCACATTAAAGAAATGTATGGCACCAATGTTAAATCTAGCCCTTTTTACCCTCGTATTGTAAATGATAAATCAGTAGAAAGGCTTTCTAAGTTTCTTAATGAAGGAAATATCTATTTAGGTGGAGAAGTAGATTCCAGCCAAAAATACATCGCTCCAACTATTATAGATAATGTAGAGCCTCACTTCGCCATTATGCAAGAGGAAATTTTTGGACCATTGTTACCTGTAATGACATTTGACCATATTGATGAACCTATCTCGTATATCAATCAACATGAAAAGCCATTAGCATTGTATTATTTTGGTAAAAATAAAACTGCTAAAGAGGTAATTTTAAAAACAAGTTCTGGCGGAGGTTGCATCAACGATACGCTTATGCATATTGCCAATCATCATCTTCCTTTCGGTGGTGTTGGGAATAGTGGTATGGGCAAGTACCACGGAAAGTACAGTTTTTTAGCCTTTAGTAATGAAAGAGCTATCGTAAAAACACCAACATTTTTAGACCTTCCGTTCAAATATGTTCCATTTAAATTTTTTGAATGGGTAAAGAAAATGATATAG
- the ftsZ gene encoding cell division protein FtsZ yields MENTNKTGFEFDLPKGNSSIIKVIGVGGGGNNALKHMYERGIHGVDFVICNTDAQTLNNNPVSNKVQLGITTTEGLGAGADPEVGEKAAIESIDEIKSTLGQNTKMVFITAGMGGGTGTGAAPIIAKAAKEMGILTVAIVTVPFSFEGKRRLDQAEAGLEKLRNNVDSLIVINNDKLRQQFGNLGFKQGFSKADEVLTNAAKGMAEVITGSFVINIDFRDAKSVLQNSGTALMSTGSATGEKRAEEAVKKALDSPLLNDNKITGAQDVLLLIQSGSDEASEATMDEIGLINDYIQNEAGNTANIIFGVGTDEELGDAIRVLVIATGFTNENHINAGPTEVVKVPLHETANSVRRESPFKISSDAKNAGLGSVATEKNIVKLDEEDDFSSPQFSANRLSGEQLAVQEVQPMTYVEEVNEEFEEGSNELDLFSYDEGYEEPKGISFTFESKDESSIQPTKSLFLDEKPVEFSFKIKEEEPTFEEEVKTVSNTVVSQEPQVTQKVEEKPIFRNEEIAQEETLFTFIEKKVEDSKVQERRNKLKEFNSRYQNVDEENTFETVPAFRRKNIKLDDSPSDERISSFLADNNGRVELRENKFLNKDVD; encoded by the coding sequence ATGGAAAATACCAATAAAACAGGTTTTGAATTTGATTTACCAAAAGGCAACTCATCTATTATCAAGGTGATAGGTGTAGGTGGTGGCGGAAACAATGCCTTAAAACATATGTATGAAAGAGGGATTCACGGCGTAGATTTCGTCATTTGTAATACAGATGCACAAACGCTGAATAACAATCCTGTTTCTAATAAAGTTCAGTTAGGTATCACAACTACAGAAGGCTTAGGTGCTGGTGCAGACCCAGAAGTGGGAGAAAAGGCTGCAATAGAAAGTATAGACGAAATAAAAAGCACTCTAGGACAAAATACCAAAATGGTGTTCATTACCGCTGGTATGGGTGGTGGTACAGGTACAGGTGCGGCACCTATCATTGCTAAGGCGGCGAAGGAAATGGGTATTTTAACGGTGGCTATCGTTACAGTTCCGTTTTCTTTTGAAGGAAAAAGAAGATTAGACCAAGCTGAAGCAGGGCTAGAGAAACTAAGAAATAATGTGGATTCTCTCATCGTGATAAACAACGATAAACTAAGACAACAGTTTGGTAATTTAGGATTTAAACAAGGTTTTTCTAAAGCAGATGAGGTGCTTACCAATGCAGCCAAAGGTATGGCAGAGGTAATTACTGGTTCTTTTGTTATCAATATTGACTTCCGAGATGCTAAGTCGGTGTTGCAGAATTCAGGTACAGCCTTGATGTCTACAGGAAGTGCTACAGGAGAGAAGAGAGCAGAAGAAGCTGTTAAAAAGGCATTAGACTCCCCGCTTCTTAATGATAACAAAATTACGGGAGCTCAAGATGTATTGCTTCTTATTCAGAGTGGTTCTGATGAGGCTTCTGAAGCTACGATGGACGAAATTGGTCTTATCAACGATTATATCCAAAACGAGGCAGGAAATACAGCTAACATTATCTTTGGTGTAGGTACAGATGAAGAACTTGGTGATGCTATTAGAGTATTGGTAATTGCTACGGGATTTACTAATGAAAACCACATCAATGCAGGTCCTACGGAAGTAGTTAAGGTACCTTTACACGAAACGGCAAACTCAGTTAGAAGAGAGTCGCCTTTTAAAATTTCTTCTGATGCTAAGAATGCAGGGTTAGGTTCTGTTGCTACAGAGAAAAACATCGTGAAGCTAGATGAAGAAGATGATTTTTCTTCACCACAATTTTCAGCAAATAGGTTAAGTGGAGAGCAGTTAGCGGTTCAAGAAGTACAACCAATGACCTATGTTGAAGAGGTTAATGAAGAATTTGAAGAAGGAAGTAATGAACTAGATTTATTCTCTTATGATGAAGGATACGAAGAACCAAAAGGAATATCTTTTACTTTTGAATCAAAAGACGAAAGTAGCATACAACCTACCAAATCTTTATTCTTAGATGAAAAACCTGTAGAGTTCAGCTTTAAAATAAAAGAAGAAGAGCCTACTTTTGAAGAGGAAGTAAAAACAGTATCTAATACTGTTGTGTCTCAAGAGCCTCAAGTAACTCAGAAAGTAGAAGAGAAACCTATATTTCGTAATGAAGAAATAGCTCAAGAGGAAACGCTTTTTACTTTTATAGAGAAAAAAGTAGAAGACTCTAAAGTACAGGAGAGAAGAAATAAGCTAAAAGAATTTAATTCTCGTTACCAAAATGTAGATGAGGAAAATACTTTTGAAACAGTACCTGCTTTTAGAAGAAAAAATATTAAACTAGATGATAGCCCTTCTGATGAGCGTATCAGTAGTTTTTTAGCTGATAACAATGGCAGAGTAGAGCTTAGAGAAAACAAATTTTTGAATAAAGATGTAGATTAG
- the ftsA gene encoding cell division protein FtsA, giving the protein MESQEYSVGLDIGTTKIVAIVGRRNQYGKIEVMGVGVAPSLGVHKGIVNNIAQTINSIKTAVSEAQKSAGVPITKVTVGIAGKHIRSLQHSDYIMRENPDQYITEEDIEELKNQVKKLVMLPGEEIIHVLPQEYKVDSEGEIQEPIGMHGKRLEANFHVVVGQMSSIKNISRCVKEAGLEMESLTLEPLASSEAVLTKEEKEAGVAIVDIGGGTTDIAIFKDNIIRHTCVIPYGGGIITEDIKDGCSIIEKHAEQLKVRFGSAVPELEKESTFVTIPGLHGRTEKEISLKTLAKIIHARVEEILEMVNTELKAYGAHEKKRKLIAGIVLTGGGSNLKHLRQLANYITGFDSRIGYANEYISNDKNQHLKSPEFATSIGLLMESLSIRDKKTNSLVQEEVSVSNQTVADKTSQEDKALDSTEPTHNETVVQQNASRKPTIGQNILEKIKKFFEESE; this is encoded by the coding sequence ATGGAAAGCCAAGAGTATTCAGTAGGATTAGACATTGGGACCACCAAGATCGTTGCCATCGTTGGTCGTCGTAATCAGTACGGTAAGATAGAGGTTATGGGAGTAGGTGTGGCACCTAGTTTAGGTGTGCATAAAGGGATTGTAAACAACATTGCCCAAACCATCAATTCCATTAAAACAGCTGTTAGCGAGGCTCAAAAAAGTGCAGGTGTACCTATTACTAAGGTAACGGTGGGTATTGCAGGTAAACATATCCGTTCTTTGCAACACTCGGATTACATTATGCGAGAAAATCCAGATCAATACATTACCGAGGAGGATATAGAAGAGCTTAAAAATCAAGTTAAGAAATTGGTGATGCTTCCTGGTGAAGAGATTATCCATGTACTTCCACAAGAATATAAGGTAGACTCGGAGGGCGAAATCCAAGAGCCAATAGGAATGCACGGAAAGCGTCTTGAAGCTAATTTCCATGTGGTGGTAGGGCAGATGAGTAGTATTAAAAATATCAGTAGATGCGTTAAAGAAGCAGGGCTAGAGATGGAGTCGCTTACTTTGGAGCCGTTGGCATCATCTGAAGCTGTTCTTACTAAGGAAGAAAAGGAGGCTGGAGTAGCCATTGTAGATATAGGTGGTGGTACTACTGATATTGCAATATTTAAGGATAATATTATCCGTCACACTTGTGTTATCCCTTACGGAGGTGGTATTATTACCGAGGATATTAAAGATGGCTGTTCTATTATCGAAAAACACGCAGAGCAACTTAAAGTTCGTTTTGGGTCTGCTGTTCCAGAATTGGAAAAGGAAAGCACTTTTGTTACCATTCCTGGGCTTCATGGAAGAACTGAAAAAGAAATTTCTCTAAAAACATTAGCGAAGATTATTCATGCTAGAGTAGAAGAAATTTTGGAGATGGTAAATACCGAACTTAAAGCCTACGGAGCACATGAGAAAAAAAGAAAACTCATTGCGGGGATTGTGCTTACAGGTGGTGGTTCTAATCTAAAACATCTGAGACAGCTCGCAAATTATATCACAGGGTTTGATAGCCGTATAGGTTACGCTAATGAATATATTTCTAACGATAAAAATCAACATTTAAAAAGCCCTGAATTTGCAACATCTATAGGGCTTCTAATGGAGAGTTTGTCTATTAGAGATAAGAAAACTAATTCTTTAGTTCAAGAGGAAGTATCTGTTTCTAACCAAACGGTTGCTGATAAAACCAGTCAAGAGGATAAAGCATTAGATAGTACCGAACCAACTCATAATGAGACTGTGGTTCAGCAAAATGCTTCTAGAAAGCCTACCATAGGGCAAAACATCTTAGAAAAGATAAAAAAATTCTTTGAGGAATCGGAATAA
- a CDS encoding cell division protein FtsQ/DivIB, whose protein sequence is MKRFNNTSMDKVAVNIIQGEKPVYFIDEKEIESIVKKANTTNKVGDIDIPKLERKITEYSAVDSANVYLSLDGILHLDIVQRVPVFRLSKGKKEFYVDEKGIEFPINRNYSASCMLVSGNVQPEEYPQLIELVKKINKDDFSKKFFIGIVKERENYYLIANEENYRVELGSLENIDFKVKGFKAFVEKYLVYQPSDKYTKISLKYDNQIVTTLSKGYKEETDKEEEKNQ, encoded by the coding sequence TTGAAAAGATTTAATAATACCTCTATGGATAAAGTGGCTGTTAATATTATTCAAGGAGAGAAGCCAGTCTATTTTATTGATGAGAAAGAAATAGAAAGCATTGTTAAAAAAGCCAATACTACCAATAAAGTTGGAGATATTGATATACCCAAATTGGAACGAAAAATCACAGAATATTCCGCGGTAGATAGTGCCAATGTTTATCTTAGCCTTGATGGTATATTGCATTTAGATATTGTGCAAAGAGTGCCTGTGTTTAGGCTAAGCAAAGGGAAGAAAGAGTTTTATGTAGATGAAAAGGGGATTGAATTTCCTATCAATCGTAATTATTCAGCATCGTGTATGCTTGTGAGTGGTAATGTGCAACCAGAGGAATATCCTCAATTGATAGAGCTGGTAAAAAAAATAAATAAAGACGACTTTAGTAAAAAGTTTTTCATTGGTATTGTAAAAGAGAGAGAAAATTATTATCTTATTGCCAATGAAGAAAACTACAGAGTGGAGCTAGGAAGTTTGGAAAATATAGATTTCAAAGTTAAAGGTTTCAAAGCGTTTGTAGAAAAGTATTTGGTTTATCAACCTTCGGATAAGTACACCAAAATATCATTGAAATATGATAATCAGATTGTAACTACACTTAGTAAAGGTTACAAAGAAGAAACAGATAAAGAAGAAGAAAAGAATCAATAA